The Nicotiana sylvestris chromosome 6, ASM39365v2, whole genome shotgun sequence genomic sequence aactatttaagatgcccaagcgcacaagtaatctgcaaacaatgagcatatgatatatactgccataaataaaatgattataatgatacataccttaataaaatatggctcaacttagcgggagttaagaataaaattagagcttcgtgctgataacgtgttataaaataaaagcaatgcagtaaaatgtaaacaagaagagatagagagaatggagaagtgttttcttctttcactttggtgtaatttttcattgcaattacatggccttttataggcataaaaagtaaagatgatggacataaaataggaaatttaatctttaagttattcacaacatgggcatccaatgtagcatccaatgtagtatccaatgtagtatccaaagtagtatccaatgtacaaactattcataacactcccccttggatgtccatgtaagataatgtgcctcattttTATTGTTCATAATATATAACCTCTTAATAAATGACTTTGAGATTTCTTATGTGGTTGAACAGCATGAGATGATACTAGCTGAACCTAAGAATTTAATAACCGCGACCTAATATTTCTTAGTGGAGAAGAGATGAAGGCACGTGATGGGGAGAAATGTGCGAAAGGGGTGCCTGTTTGAAAGAAAACGAAATTATATCCAAGATTTATATATAGTCTGCTATAATATGTCATAATTGAAGTTTACGTGATCTTAAATTTGTTGGCATGAGGTCATGATTGCTTACGTGGTGTTTCATGACGTTTGCAAATAGCTAGTGCAGAAGGGATGGAGGCACGTGATGGGGAGAAATGTGTGACTTCCCCTTTCTTATGCTAAGAGGTCCACTATAAATAGCTCCTAAGAGGTCCTCGTTTTTGCATCAACAAATAAGAAAACACAATATAACTAATTAAAACCTTGAGATAAGCATATCAATGGCAGGGAAGGTTGAGAAAGTGCTTGCAGTAGTGATGCTTGCAATGCTTCTGTTTTCGGAGCATTTAATGGCTGCTAATCATGAAATTAAAACAACTGAAGATAACTCTACTATTAGCCCTTTCTGCTTAGTAAAATGTTTATTTGGATGTAGGGGGTTGCCACCTGTACAAGCATCCATTTGTGCTGCTCAATGTTATTTAAAGTGCCGTGACCAAGATGCGGCCAATATTGCTGAAACTAAGGGCATAATTGGTGAGACTGCATACAACCAGTATGATGTTGGATGTGCCCTTGGCTACTGCTCTGAGTTCCTGTTGAATTATGGTAtatatatatctctctctctctccctctcatAAATTGTGTTACCAATCATGTTTATAACACTTTAAACTGTTATAGAAATCAATTATTTAATTGTGTCTTTAGCTTGCTTCCTCATGTGCGTGTCTTATTCCTTTTCATGGGTCAAACACAGATCATGGATGGCAGTGAACTCGAGCCTAGCTAGTTTATATATGTCTTTGGTATCATATTGAAGTATTGCCTTACCATCTCATTTAAAAGATTAATATAATTAAGGTGTTAGAAAGAATACAGTTTTATGTTGGGCTAAAACGGCCCGCGAATACTATTAACATGATGTTATATTGTCTGCTTTGGATCAAGCCTGCACGATATTTTGCAAAAGGTCCCACATCATTAAAAGATCCATCTCTCAATCTTTTCAGCTACCGATGTGAGATTTTGTTCGCACACCCAACATTTTACTTAATTTTGTTCTCACCAGGTTCTCTGTAGAATTTTATAGGCTTTATATCTTTGTTATTCAATATTAATAGTAGCATAAAAGGTCAAATGATCTTTCTCTAATATGCCTCTCTTCACCTGTTTTATTTATCTGTTGATGATGCAGATGAGAAGAGGTTCAAGTGCTGCATGGAATACTGCCGCGAGGACAAAATGATTTGTCCTGTTGAGGCTGCAGCTTGAAGAAATGGTTGCCCTAAAATTATGTAAAAACTATCGCCTCCTCAAATGGAAGTACACTACTGTTTCTACTTCCAGTATTGTTTAGTAGTAGTAGTAAATAAGTGAGGCATGTTATGTACTCTTATGTtttgtaatctttatgctttttAATAATGTAATCTGTTTGTGTGCTGTGTGCATGCATGCATACGAAGCTAGCTACCACTTTTTATGTACTAAAAGTGAAGAGTAACTTATTTTCTGATCGCTGAATACTTATATGCTCGATCGGGAAGCCATCTTTCTCAAGCTAGAAAATTAGTTCGGGTGGGCAATATATAGGGATGGCAAATGGGCGGGTTGGGCTGAATTTGGGCGGGTCAAGATGAGTTAGGTCAATAAATGGGTCATTGCCCAACCCAGCCCAAAGTGGACTTGGGCTAAGATGGGTTGGGTCAAGATGTGCTAAACAATGGGTCATAACTCAACCCGCTCAACTTGACCCATGTTTTAAGGGAGAGGGTGGGTggtgcaaaaaaaaaaacagaaaattgaaaatacaaaaaaaaaagttaaattttttttgaggggggggggggaggtgggggtggatggtgcagaaaaacaaaataacataaaattaaaaatacaaaaaaaagtaaaattggggcagctaaataaatttatatataagTTGGGTTGAGATATCTTTTGTCTTGGGTGAGTTTCATGAGTTGTATTTGGGCTGCTTAATGGGTCAGAATGGGCTATAAGATATAATGGATTAACTTAGACTCAACCCAAATTGACGCATGAGCTAAAATGTTTGTAACCCAACCTATTAATCTTTGGACGAGTTGGGCTGGTTAGATGAgtttgggctcaaattgccacccCTAGCAATATATGTATCCTTAATATCTAATTTGTTCTATATATTTAGCCTCATTTCTATAAATTCTCGAACTTTAAAAGTTCTCTGCACATTTTATCTGTTGACATTATAAATTTGCCGCCAATATTAATATGATCATTTCTAGCAAATTTTGGACGACTGTGAACGTAACTAATTAACATaactgttataaatatattatattatggatgttcatttagtactccgttgtaaataagcttcctgaagaagcttatccatatgggattccaccgtaaatatgtttatctatttagtactatattggaaataagcttcctgaagaagcttatcacttcggtacccggttatggataaacattacccacagtagaagtttatccataccgggtataataagcttatcttttcagtacccagttatggataaacattaccccccgtagaagattatccataccgggtataataagcttatcttttcagtactccgttatggataaatattgctctcagtagaagattatccatatctggtacagcagtagcttacacagcagcttgtagtagcagcttacactgcagcttgttgtagcagcttacacaacagcttatagtagcagcttacagagcagcttcctttcttctataaatagaagagattttagttcattatgtacatcagtttgagttcgaataatatatcagtttctctctatacttgtctttactttacagtctttgttttataacacgttatcagcacgaagctctaccatctcgagcaaatattttgaaagtatctaaggtaagaactttcttttcctaaataatgtcaaatctttctaaacttgaatttgtagccctggatatatcaggcaaaagctacatgtcttgggtgtttgatgctgaaattcatcttgatgcgatgggtctggcagacaccatcatgGATAATAATCAGGCATcgaaccaagaccgtgccaaagcaatgatattcctacgccatcaccttgatgagggcctgaaaatggaatatctcactattaaagatccagtcatattgtggaataatttgaaagatagatatgaccacctgaagatggtcgttcttccacaggcacgttatgattggactcatctaaggctacaagattttaaatctatcagtgagtataattctgctatgttcagaattatttcccaattaaaattatgtggtgataatattactgatcatgatatgttggagaaaactttcaccacttttcatgcctcgaatatgctcctgcagcagcaatatcgagagatgggatttaaaaagtattctgaacttatctcacatcttcttatagcagagcaacataatgggctattaatgaaaaatcatgaaagccgacctattggttcttgtccattccctgaagtgaatgagacgaacttccaccaagctaaacgtggaagaggtcgtggccccagtagtggtcatggccgtggtcggggaaggaaccccaatcatggtaataataatgcaccaaaggagcctcctcaccaccagcagtggaaaaggaaggaacaaaagcatgaagcggtgcaagcgccaaatgtagaaaatgcatgctatagatgtggaggaaaagggcactggtcacatacttgtcgtacgccaaagcacctggttgagctttatcaagcctccctgaagaagacagagaaaaatgctgaagcaaattttatttctgaagataatttagacttcatgcatttggatgtagctgattactttgcactcccagaaggagaaataagtcatgtaatcggtagtgaatctgtagaaatgtaaatattttaatttttgttgtttgtaatagatagtatggttatgtaattgttgtacataaataaaagttatgctttgataatgatgtttactataatatattttatttatgttattttgaagaatatggataaccctcaaattatgtttggatcaaagacaaatcatgaagatatgtgtgttattgatagtggaacaactcatgccatattcaacgatcagaaatacttttcttatttgcataaggaaaaagcaaatgtttcaacaatttctggtaatataagtttgattgaaggctccggaagagccataatatttctgtctaagggaacaaaacttattatagacaatgcattgttctcctccaagtcccgaagaaacttgttgagttttatagatatccgccgaaatgggtatcatgtagagacaatagatgaaatgaacagggaatatctttgtattacaaagaatatttctggccagaaatgcattgtagaaaagttaccaactttatcttctggcttatactattcaaaaattagtacaattgaagcacactctatcgtaaaccagaagtttacggattcaaatacttttgtgctttggcatggccgtttgggccatcccggatcaataatgatgagacgaattactgaaaattcgagtgggcatccattaaagaacttgaagattcttacaaatgacgaattttcttgtgatgcttgttatcaaggaaaaatgatcactagaccatcaccgatgaaggttggtattgaatcccctgcctttttagagcgtatacatggggatatatgtggacctattcacccaccaagtgggttgtttagatattttatggtcctaatagatgcatcttcaagatggtctcatgtgtgcctactatcatctcgcaacctggcgtttgcaaagctattagcccaaataattcgattaagggcacaattctcagattatcctataaaggccattcgccttgataatgctggagaattctcatctcaagcttttgatgattattgtctatcagttgggataaaagttgaacatcctgtagcttatgttcatactcaaaatggccttgcagagtcatttattaaacgcctgcaattgatagcaagaccactacttatgaaaacaaaattgcc encodes the following:
- the LOC138872167 gene encoding uncharacterized protein, which produces MAGKVEKVLAVVMLAMLLFSEHLMAANHEIKTTEDNSTISPFCLVKCLFGCRGLPPVQASICAAQCYLKCRDQDAANIAETKGIIGETAYNQYDVGCALGYCSEFLLNYDEKRFKCCMEYCREDKMICPVEAAA